gtgtgaatggtggtcgtgagacattcgatgatatatatatatatatatatatatatatatatatatatatatatatatatatatatatatgcataacgtgtacaatatatagtatcgtaaaatatcagcaaacgaaaaagaattaaatggaaaacacaaaattaaagaaaaaagaaatcatgaacccaaaaccccccaaatcttttagtaccggttcgtgttatcaaccggtactaaagaactccccgcccccggcgctggctcgtgccacgtggtggccctttagcAGCGGTTCGTGCAGAACTGGTACTAAAGGGGGAGGGGGGActtttagtccccaccctttagtgccagttacagaaccggcactaaagggcgTTACAAACCGGTGCTATAGCCCGGTTCTGCATTAGTGGAGTCACTCCACCAGAGATGAGGTGGGCACCACCCCTTTGAGGTGTCCAGCCATACTGGCTTTGGAAAGCATGGTGGATAGGGGATCGACCACAATGTCAAAGAGGAGGTGTGAAATGGGATCACCTTGAGACATCCCTCGTTTGTTACGCAAGAATGGCCCAATTTCTCCTTTTATACAGATAGCAGTTTGCCCACCCGAGACATGCTGAAAGATCGTATGGATAAAATCTGCATGGAACCCTTTCCTATGTGGCACTTCATGCAGAAAAGACCTACTAACACGACTGTTGAGCCAGTTTAAGCAAGACTGTTGGAAGTTTCGTACATTTGAGTTCGTGGACAATTAACCCGCTTACCTGGCGTCATTAGAGctaagggggtgtttggttcagaagtcttaggactttttctagtcccagggactaatcaaaaaagactctctagtagagtctttttctaggactttttctagtgcCAGGGACTAATaaaaaagactctctagtagagtctttttctagtcccggtagaaaaagtccctcccgtttggttcttagggactttttctagtctctgggactaaaaagtccctgaaccaaacaccccctaagCTAATCCCGCCCAGAGACACTGACCCACCCCTTAATTAACCTCGGCCTAATTAACTGCAGCCTAACTAACTAACCTAATGTGCTACTGACATGTGTCCACCCCCACTAGTTAACCCCTGGTTAAAATTAAACCCTCTTTAAACCCCctgtcaatgacaagtggggccacCATCGTCTCACCCACCAAGCCTCAATGACCAAGCTCCAAAGCCTCAGGATGTAGCGGCACTTGAACAAAGGATAAGGCCCACATTGGTGCACCAAATGCCCACTTTTTTTAGACAATGGGCAGCTGCATTTTATTCATTCAGAAACTGTCTAGTACAAATGATGGTCCTGATTACATCAGGTACTACATTAAACCAGCATGACCCAGGGTCTTGTTCTACACCTAACAAGAACATGAGCTGCCTCGTTACATGAACGGTTAACATGAATGAACACACAAGATTCAAACATAGGAGCCCTACTTTTAATATCATATATTAGGGCACCTATTTGAGATCTGTTAGCTGTCAAGTTATTCACTTTATTGATCACAGCAGCACAATCAGATGCCGTAATAATGGATTTGAAAGCCAGCAGCGTCGGTGAATAATAAGTATCAAGGCAATGGCGCAGAGCTATTGCTTCAGCAAGTTCTGGCTTCTGGGTCTTCAATATGGTCCTTCAGCAAGTTCTGGCTTCTGGGTCTTCAATATGGTCCACATAGCACCTGCAGGCAGCCTGTACCATTCCCAGGTGGTCACGGATGACACGTCCAATACCCATGCGATGTGAATCTGAGAAGATTGCTGCATCGGTGGTATTATGAGAGCCGACCCCGTCGGTGGCGGAGACCACTTTCGGATTGATGCTTCGTCCTTGGCTCCTTGCACCTAGTAAGGCAAGTCGACCTGCAATTATTTAACATAACTAAGTCAACATATGCATTAATCTTTCCAATAACCACAGGTTGTGGATGAATTAGGCTCGCTTGTATTGATCTTCTTTGAAATTTATCGCCTGTAGGTAGACAATTATGTGCCATTCATTCTCCATAAGATAGTTTTCATTTTGTCCAGGCATTGTACCTTCCAAAGCTTCTTCCACATTTTTCTGTCGGCTTCGGTGTTTGAGGAAGAGCCTTTTCCATTTCCATCAGCTTCATTTTGTCCGGACATTGTACCTTCCAAATTCCACTGACAACGCCATTAATCTGCTGCGTCTCTAGTTCCTTTCGTGTGCTACGTCATGTACTCTAAATTTGACCTTGACAACTAACTACCCCCCAGGCTAGATCCCCTTCCTTATTTTGTTTGATATGATGCTCCTCCTCAAGATTCCTATAGCTCCTTCCGAAGCACCACGGCCAAGCCATGGCCTCTCGCCGTCGTCCGACCACCACACTGATATTAGGGAGAAAATTACCTGCACGTTGATATTAGGTAGGATATCAATTACGTGTTAATTATGAGATTAATATAAATGTTGATATTTGGTATGCTATCAATTACACGCTCAACATGTTGAGAGCTCACCATTGAAGCAATCTATGTCGTTGGATTGACATGACTTGATCGCCGAGATTAATTGGATCTGCCTGTTTGGatctttttatattggtatagatataGACAATGCTCCTCCTCAAGGTTCCTATAGCTCCTTCCGAAGCACCACGGCCAAGCCATGGCCTCTCCCCGTCGTCCGACCACCACACTAGTCTTTGTGTCGTTGCTATGCCTCTACCAAGCGCCACGCTGGGCCTTCTCGCTCTCCTTCAGCCTCGACTTCTCCGACCTCACTGCCGGCACGTCGatcctcgtcgccggcgacgccCTCATCAGTCCACCAGCGCTCCAGCTGACGAAAAATAGCTGGGCGTCGTACCGGTACAAAGTGCCTCTATGGAACGGCGCCACGGGCGAGATTGCTAGCTTCGCCACCGCCTTCTCCTTCCGGATCACCCCAGAGAAGGAGGACAGCCCGAACGGGATGGCCTTCTTCCTCGGCCATCTCCCTTCGTTGGACGTCCCCCGCAACAGCAGCGGCAGTGCCGGCGGCGGGACAGGCGAGAGCCGGATCGTGGCGGTGGAGTTCGACGCTTTCCTCAACAATGTCGGCATCGACGTCAGCTCCGCCAACTCCACGGCAGCATCCGCGTACGCGACGGCGACCTGGCCGGGCAAGAACCTCACGTCGTCCAGTGTGATGGAGGCCACCGGGAAGTACCACAATGACACCAAATTGCTGGCCGTCGGTCTCCTCATCGGCGATGCCCTGTACCAGGTCAATGCAACCGTTGACCTGCGCAGAATCCTAATGGAGGAGGTCGCAGTCGGTTTCTCCGCGGCGAATGGCGCCGCCGCCGGGCTGCACAGGATACTGTCGTGGTCGTTCAGTTCCAGTCTGCCCGAATCAAAGCGGGAAGCGCCGCCGCCTGCTGAACCTACTCTCCCAACCAGCAGCTACAGCCACAGGAAGGTAGCATTGGTCCTACTATTCATAGGAACAATCGCCATGAGGTGTGTCCGGATAGGATTTCAGGCTGGATTCAACCCATCACCGGGCCATGTTACCTTAGGCCCCGATTGGGATGCTGCATTTTTGCTACCCCCGTAACCTTTTACACCCAACAAATTCCTGGTGGAGAGTTGTAAAATATTTCATGTGGTTGTAACATGCGCTTGGCTACCAGGCTG
This sequence is a window from Aegilops tauschii subsp. strangulata cultivar AL8/78 chromosome 7, Aet v6.0, whole genome shotgun sequence. Protein-coding genes within it:
- the LOC109746806 gene encoding anti-H(O) lectin-like, producing MASPRRPTTTLVFVSLLCLYQAPRWAFSLSFSLDFSDLTAGTSILVAGDALISPPALQLTKNSWASYRYKVPLWNGATGEIASFATAFSFRITPEKEDSPNGMAFFLGHLPSLDVPRNSSGSAGGGTGESRIVAVEFDAFLNNVGIDVSSANSTAASAYATATWPGKNLTSSSVMEATGKYHNDTKLLAVGLLIGDALYQVNATVDLRRILMEEVAVGFSAANGAAAGLHRILSWSFSSSLPESKREAPPPAEPTLPTSSYSHRKVALVLLFIGTIAMRCVRIGFQAGFNPSPGHVTLGPDWDAAFLLPP